The sequence GTCGCAGTGCGGTGCAATGGCCTCGTGGAGTTGCAACTAAGCAATGAATGTTTAGGTAATATGAAGTATGTTGATAATTTGTGTCCAGACGCAATAGTAACACTAATATTGATACGTACCTGCTTGTGAACCAACACCATGAAATCGATCTCTTCCTGCATAGTAGCAAGCTTATTCTGGAGGTCCACACGTATCAGTGTCACGGCGTACAAGTCCTAGAGATAAGACGTAAAGTACTAGGTATATCTTGTATATGAATAACTTTGtctataaacaaaaaaatatcgtacattgtacagtaagacAGCTCAAATATGGTAAACACAAGAATCAGATCCCTAATTTGattgggtacatgtacaataacctGAAATACTAGAAGAATATGAAACCTACTTTATTGAGCTTTGCAACCTCAGTATTCAGCTCGGCGTGCCAGGCCGCCTCATCGTCCCACCTGTGTAGCAGCAAACAGTCAGCAAACATTCAGTATATAGTTGACAACACAGAAGGACATAATCATTTTAACTACTCGACACCTTCTCTTGCCACCTGTACACTCAGGTAGTGAGCGTTTTTTACACCCAGCACTTACCACATTACTTTTCTTCCATGGAAATATTACGCTTACAAGACAGGCCTTACTGAATAAATCGGAGCTTGCGCCAAAACAATCTTACTTTTTCTTGTACTCCTCAGCCTGATCCCTCCATTTGTTCCTCTCCAGCACCATCTTGGCCTTGTCTTCGGATAGCTCGTCGACCAGCTTCCGCAGGTCTTTGGTCTCCTTCTCAAACAGCGCCTTCGTGTGTGCCGTCGTCTCAGTCGCCTGTAGCTTCAGAACCTGCGCCTCCAGTGCGGAGTTGCGTTGTTGGAGGGAGCGCATATTCTGGATGTAGGAGGCGAAGCGGTTGTTCAGGGAGGACAGTTCCTCTTTCTCTTGGGACCGGGCCTTGCGTGCGCCGGCCATGGTCTGCAGCGCGCCGCCCGCCCCTCCCAGCGATGTGATGACATTGCCCGCTCTGATGGACCGTGTTCTTGCCTTGAACGATTCGGCTTCGCCTCTGTCGGCGAGAGAGGATCTCACAGAGCTACGAATCGCCTCGCTCGTTTTCGGTTGAGTCGTTACGACGCTCATTTTGGTTTGACTTGATTCGACCGTAGCTTCTTCTTATCTTTTGTGGCTAGTGTAAGGACACCAAAGAAGAGGTTTTGGCGCACTGCTGCCTTTTACTGAAAACTTCTGCCAGAGATATTACTCTGCAGCTAGACTGTTTTTTTACGGATAGTTGGTTACTTCAAGATCAACTACGTAAGCATCAGCTGTCAGTCACTTAGTCCATGTCCAACCAGGCACATCTACTGATTCATACATGACAGCGCACGAATAGGACAAGGAACATCAAGAACTAATGCCTTATATGGACATGTCATTACCAAGATGGAGCGAAAAGAAATTCTGCGTAGACGTTGACTAGCGGATGACCCCTGGTTAGCAGCGATGTGGAATGCTGCCTTGACGTTCCCTCTTACTACAGCCTAAcaggtcatgaaatatgaaaGATGGTATTTAGGTCTCACTGGAAGAGAAATGATAAAGGACATCATTACCCGTCCATTTACATTACGCCTGTTTTTCCTGACACAGCTCCCCAAACCAATGTTTGATAAGTTTTTACAACGATGATGAACATTGCATTTTCGCACTTCTTTAATTGCCAATCAATAGCTGCGTACATAATACATCTGGTTCTCAAAAGAACTGTTGGTACAGATATAAGTGTAAAAAGGGTGTTGCCTTGACTCATATCAAACATTTAGTTGCCCTAAATACTAAAGACCTGTAATATTTTCACTCATCGCATTCCGTTTGGATCCTATCCTAGTCAACGTAGGTTTGAAAACGAAATGACTATGGAATTCAATGCATGCAAATAAAATGTCACTACATTACGTTACATACGAAATAGGCTCTGGTAACAAATAGATACGGAGCACTTTTGAAGCATAGTTTTCACTGACGAGATACAAGCTTGTTTTCCCTCAAATATTTGATTGCCCTACATACTCTTCAGCTCATCAGCAGTTCACGCATAACTTTCTATATGAAGCCATAGGATGGGAACGAAAGGTCGCGAACCTGTGACGTGTTGACACATTGGGGCCTGATATGTCCTCTGTAAACTTGGTTGAACCCAGTAAACTATCTGGTGTTTCTATAATCTGGAACAGCGTTGTTAACCAATGGCAAGCATCGTGAGCCGAAGAGATTGACAGCAAGTGACTATGTGATTAAAGTTAAAACTGTGTAAAGAAGCTGTGTACCGGGTAGATGCTCTAGCACCGGTACTGACAACGCCTCGAGGGTCGTGCTCAGACGCCAGTTTCAAAATCAAGACAAACTCGAAGATCTAAGGAAACGCCATGGCTAGCAAAGCAGCACGAGCGGGCGTTGGCGGTGCAAAGCCCGTTGTCGCCCCCGCCATCCCGACCGAAGGAGCGCTGCAAACCCTCGCCGACGCCAGGGCCACCCGCAGTAGTGAGAAGAGGGAGCTGGTGGTCCTCAACGACCGCTTCGCCAACTACATCGAGAAGGTGCGCTCCCTGCAGGAGCGGAACACCAAGCTGACGACCCAGATCAGGATCCAGGAGGCGCGGGAGGAGACTGACATCGCGGAGCTGTACGAGACGGAGCTGACGGAGCTGAGGGCGCTGGTGGACCAGCTGACTCAGGAGAAGGCTCAGCTGGACGCCGAGAGCGCCAGCTGGCAAGCACGGACTCAGGAGTGGCAGACCAAGTAAGTCCACAGTTAAGTTCTTCTTTCATGTTTCACTCCATACCGTAGGTTTAGGAGTATTATTGAATTCGAACATAGCTTTTGACCAGAAACTAGAATGTACTGATTTTTTAAATTGACTATGACAGTTTCAGACTCAATATGAGGTTATTGACGTTGAAATGAACATTTATCGATGTGACTACTCGTCAGGTGCGAGACCGAGACTGCCACGACTGAGGCCATGCGGACAGAACTGACAACGGTCAAAACGGTGGGTCTTCTCTTTCCGCTAAATCTCCATATTGCTGATATGCCATGGCGGAGCCGGAGATACCCAAATGTCGTCTTGTATTTCTGAAGTACCTATCGTGTTCTTCTGATTTCTCATCTTATTCATCCATCAGACtaagtctaactatttgacagTTGGGATACCACTAAAGATCTGGctaccagttttctccacccttctcggtcTTTTGTTCATCTTGGTGTTTCACATAGTTTCATGTTTGTCAATTTTCTGATATGATCTACCCATCTTTTCCGTCGCCTACCTATCTTTTTCCTCCCTGGACGCTTCCTTACCCTTTTTGGCTCGTCCCGATCACCGTGACACGTGCTCGTACCAATTTAGCTTTTTGTTCGTCATTGTGGTCAGGAGTTCATCGTACGGACCGATGTTGTGTTTGAATGTATTCCGTACTTCAGCATTTTGAACACGGTCCCGGTATAGAATCTTCCGAAAGCATTTTTCTCTGTGGTCTGCACATATACATGGTATGTTACGTCTACAGTTGTTCAGAGTTACAACAATTTGTGCAAACTGTTTTTCCAGGAGGTTGATGCAGCGACTGTGGAGCGTGTTGGAGTGGAAAACAAGCTGACCACCGCGCAGGAGGAGATTGAGTTCCTCAAGAGGGTCTATGATGAGGTAGGCATGTCATTGTCACCGTGAATAGCTTCAtaaggttggtgaatgactgaatagcaaagttctgtatttacaatcacatattgatcaagagccgacgtttcgatgactgtttctgtcatcttcatcatggcaattctgactggttcactgcgCCCTgactatgtatgtgacaatactttacgtttgggactgcattgttagcagtaacactttccttcagtgcacagtgaactagtcagaattaccttgatgaagatggcagacggccatcgaaacgtcggctcttgttaaATATGTGGTTTTAGATAAAATACTTTGCTATTCATGTCTTCGTAACGTTAGAACCATCCCGAAATTGTATTTGTGCTCTAGATAAACAATAAAGGATTATGTAACTTTTTGAAATCAAGCTTGACGCTGTAGATAGACGACATATGTATCGATTGATGCTACGAATTTCAAAGACACAAGAAAGAACAAACAGCCACTGAAGATTTAGTCACTTAAACGTTTACCTTGCTGTTCGTAGACAGACTGTACACtgatcaatcaaccaattaTTTGAATCCGCAGGAATCAACTGGCGATACATTTCGGGTGTAGACATCTCTCTATTATAACAATGTATCATCTTTATAGAATACAGTACATACTGCTGTACACTCACTATGATAATCATATATGATTACCATGTAAGTTTTGTACCATTTCAGGAGACGCGTAAGGTGCAGTACCAGTTGAACCAGACAGTGGCCATTGTTGAGACCGAGGCTCCGATCATCACTGGACCTGACCTGAGCGAGACTCTGCGTGAGATCCGCATGCAGCAAGAGATCATGGGACGGATAAACAGGGAAGAGGCCGAGGCCAAGTACAAGCTCAAGGTGAGACCACCACTGATACTGTGGTGACAATTAGAAAAAAGGGGCCCCAGCGGGGAGTTTACGggcttttttttcactttcgggcgtgaccccttgCTAACCCCcttggacaccctgcggctaccgggctattttggcgCATGTCCAGACCCCCAAATGTTTTTAACTCGTATAGTAGTTAGAATATCCATCGGGACCTGGTGACGAATTGACGCCGTAGGACCATGGAAAGTGAAAAAAGGATGCTATACCGTACCTCGCATAAAGCGCTATtccaaagtacaaatatacttCATTGCATACTACTtatttgtcaccattgttatcttgcacacaatctgttttctttttctacattgtatatacaattTAAGGTTGCAAATAGCCCTTGGGCAGGGACTGTATCTAAACATTGATATTCCAGTTGCAGGGATATTGTTGTGTACATtacatatagaaaaaaaggttgaTGTTTCTCGTCCTCTGGAACGgagcaaacaaagcaaaacaaacttaaagttgatattgtttgtttctttccagTTCAGCGAGTTCGCCCAGCAGCGGGAGCTTGATAACGAGGCTCTGGTTTCCGCCCGGTCCGAGCTGACCAACCTGAAGAGGATGCTTCAGTCTATCGTCACCGAGACACAGACACTCAAGAACAAGGTTGGGTCATCGCCTTACCGTTATGTTACGGTTACACtcggaaaaaggggccccgacGGGTTGTTAACGGGCTGTTTTTCACGGTGCGTTTCCGGGCGTGGCCCCGTGGAACCCCATGTGGCTACCGGggtattttggggcacggccgggcACTGTTTGATTTTAACTTCCCACAACCTCTACGGGCACGGTGACCGTAGCATTCCAGCAATATTCCACTCGGGCGGCGACCTCTGAGCTTTATTACACATCTCTTAACGCATTTCATATattaaaaacgaatcttttttacgttttgtgtgtttattgtgtTTTCAGTCCACTGTAGTATGAAATCAGAGAGAAAGTAAATAAATTATGTGTCTTCTTCACTAGACCGGGTCCCTTGAGACGAACATCGCGGAGACAGAGGCCCGCCGTCTGAAGGAGATTGAGGAGTACAAGCTGGCGATCGGCGAGCTGGAGCAGCAGATCGAGAAGATGAAGCTGGAGATGACGCAGCACACCGTGGAGTACCAGGAGCTCATGAACATCAAGATGGCGCTGGACGTGGAGATAGCGGCCTACAGGAAGCTGCTGGAAGGGGAGGAGTTGAGGTGGGGTTATTTTCGTAATAACAATGACCTTTATCACATGAATATTCAATCTCAATATGGGCTAATGTTGACATATTTGGATCTTATAGAATCTGAAAAGACTTATGCTCAGAAAATAGAATCTATATCGCCATCGTAAACGCCCATCGCTATTCATATTGTAAACACTCATTTCTTGCAATTTTCTTGTTTGAATGATTTCCACTACACAGGCTCTTCAGCGAAGCCCAACCAAAACGTCAAACGTGAGGTCAGCAGCCAGGTGAGGCGTGAAGTCACGATGGAAATCAAGTCCAGCTAGAGAGGAAGTACTTGAATCGGATGACGTAAAGCTGTGTGACGTCGTATTACATCATTAGCATATATCATCATTTTAATCGTAGCATGCAACGTGTTAACATTTGTTTAAGTCAAACTTGTACgaataaatcatgaaattcAAGAGGCTTCTGAAGAATAAACATTTGCTTTGGTAGACCATGACCTAGTGctattgtcaatgaatgatttttcttcttcatttatgAACTGGAGATAGACATTCGAGAGGTAGCCTTactatgctacggtcacaatggGAAAAAGTGTGGcgattaaaaattattgccgtAGCGAaagtgtctgggttgatcttactgtCATGTAAGGAAAGTATCAACTTAGCACTtatagttctgccataatatttgttcaaatcgcacttagaaatcagagaGGCCTCTGCCAAGTTTTTTGAGTCAACAGAGGTTTtgttggtgggaggcatgatgttcagcacgttcttgagataatagatcaactggggtaggttgaaaacccttttcaaagctagaatactagattcggtgccctgagaactccctgacacactcccaccagtacgaaatcggaaaccacttaagtaggtcatctgtcatcgacctgcgtgctgggatgccagaccgtgctaaagaaggtatagagtgacaggcgggcggACGGATTCCatacattcctgtgcaattctgggaattcttgtaaacgggcgtaaaatatactattaagctcgctcttAAAGGGCGCCAGACATTTGGAGATAACTTAGTCTTATCATATGTAAcaatagtattattattattaacaagGCTAGAAGAGCAACATGTTATCACCCTTAAGATGTGGTACAGCTCTAACGACTCCCTCCTGATCAAAGATTTCGACGACACCGTGGGCAGCATCCGGATAAACTTGGAGCGACCTCCGAGCGAGATCCGTTTCCTTGTGGACGACGCTTCCTTAAAGGAGTTCATGTCTCCCATCACCGACTGGAGGTCTGAGGCAGACGCACGGATAGAACAGATCCGCAAGAGAGTGTCAAACTCCGGTGAGACGAAATGAGAAATTATACATAACCTATTTAATGATATTTGACAAGATTTAGAAGCTGGTAGCATAAGTAGACAAGGATTTGTTCACATTTGCGAATATTTTCATcgggttggtgaatgactgaatggcaaagttctttattcacaaccacatatctAACAAGAGATAAAACGTTTCGAtaaccgtctgtcatcttcatcagggcaatatgcTGACTGGTTCACTAGCTATAGTGCAAAGTGAGCCAGTCAGAACTCTCCTGATGGAGGTCGCAAACGCACATCCAAACGTCGATTctcattatctccataaaaaatggagatatagttttgagcgtgtctgtTTGTCATCTGTTTGTCAACCATGTTGTGAAGTTTGCACCAAGAAATGCATGGTGCACCAACTGCAGAATTTACATATACGTGCACGCCGACAGAAGACCGAATCGCTTGAAATTGTCACCATAAAATTTTAACTGTACtatgatattttactgtatAGTTGCTGTATAGCACGGTATTTTGCTGTACTTCACAGCGCAATTCAGGAATCCAATGCAATTAATGGTGACCTGtcatcatttgtaaacatttgtaaacagttgttaacagttgtaaacatttgtaaactttgtaaacttttgttaacttttgtaaacatttgtaaacttttgttaacatttgtaaacttttgtaaactttcgtaaacatttgtaaacttttgtaaactttcgtaaacatttgtaaacatttgtaaacttttgtaaacttgtgtaaacatttgtaaactttgtaaacttttgtaaacttttgtaaactttcgtaaacatttgttaacttttgtaaacttgttcaaacttttgtaaacattcgtaaacttttgtaaacttttgtaaacatttagagatttttttgggtgtgtctgtgtgtgtttctagctgtaagcagcataactcaagaacctcttgatatgatggaattacgatgatattcggtatatgggcgggtgttgtgaagccaaaatttaaggtctattttgggccccctggtaagtgacctaggtactgcagcaggactttttctatcttttgacctatggtcttgattgtttgtgtcagatagcttgtgatgtaatgaagaagtggtgaaggtttgggcccctggcagcttgttctggaactgcatgggcgttattgtgaaaatcttctaaggagaataactgaacagaggaatTTTAGATTTCCgtattcagtatgcaggtagagaTATaagtaatgaagtgcaaattatgctaattgggacttaattttggcttgctcattcgcccccccccccgtcataatttccgaacggtatgatgtatcatcgacatatttgcagggagtgatggtCACGTCAAGGTTTataaattcctgtaattttggtgacgttatgacgtaatatgacgtaattacgacgtcatcgatgtgattttgtTGGCTAAGTAGTGAATTCCCGTCATATCTTAAGGTagtaaacaaaacagtttgtatTAAAAGATGTAGTGCCCCCCCCGCAGCATTTTTTAAAACTGCAAAATTTTGAAGAGAATAAAATCAATCAAGAAgtggttgacggatcgtcatgttTTTTTCGTATGCAGATCGTGATTATTGATATGATCAAAAAATTATTATGCAAACCAattgaaactagaaaggcaacatttgcgagcaaatacagcatgtttagctatactcctcgccatgcaaaagatagactctcccaaaataacaatggaccattctaaaatacttccattaaaaaaaatggatcaaaattgagtttaaaaacaattatcagtctctccatacaggaatggagtcttccagtagcacctcaacacaatatggaccagtccaaaaccatatccacttattaataaacaaatacacgtctgctaacaaatggactttttcataatcactccagctcaaaattgaaagaaataattacagaatcctccccttgcaagaatgggatattccgtgccatctccatgtaaactagaccagtggaaaaatatccgctgtaaattacactcttgcgcataatcaacccagttcaaaattgaatttaaaaaaatcaaccccagggaagaatgaagttttccatagtatacataatgatatatatgaagatttgacaggagaagaaggaaatgaccaaaaacagcatatttcagcgatagtatgggtgaaatataaaaatgtgacacccctttgtttgaatgcatgattcaatagtctacattttgggttgaaaataacgaaactaAAAAATTCTgtctttaaaaaatcgttttgaaaggctgtatgccaaacatttgaatgagggcctgtgtacataaccaaggccaaatttcacattattttggtttaatacataggaactgcagatgtgtatctttgttaaaaaaaagtgaacaaagccatgtaatcacatgtcctaggaattcccataccatatttggcatgaatgctagcgccagaaatgcaagatgattagattaactcaattgaccaatcaggtggtcgcaaggctacAGGCATGCAATGCCAGGTGCAAgtcacttggggtcactgacctttaggtcatatgtagtattgaaagtgacagaagtggcaaatattgtcaagaaagcccaaaataaatcgtttgaagatatgtatgccaaacatGGGAATGTaatcctttaaatatttgttcaggccacatatacagcaaatttcaggtcattcggttgaaataccagggcgcaggaggccaagatatgctaaaaatagcctaaaaacctcaa comes from Branchiostoma lanceolatum isolate klBraLanc5 chromosome 2, klBraLanc5.hap2, whole genome shotgun sequence and encodes:
- the LOC136427942 gene encoding non-neuronal cytoplasmic intermediate filament protein-like, translated to MSVVTTQPKTSEAIRSSVRSSLADRGEAESFKARTRSIRAGNVITSLGGAGGALQTMAGARKARSQEKEELSSLNNRFASYIQNMRSLQQRNSALEAQVLKLQATETTAHTKALFEKETKDLRKLVDELSEDKAKMVLERNKWRDQAEEYKKKWDDEAAWHAELNTEVAKLNKDLYAVTLIRVDLQNKLATMQEEIDFMVLVHKQELKQLQDQLNQSLSIVAVEQTQEAGPDVIAELYDLRQIYENFCRDIQEEAEAKYKEKFTEIELERERDSKTMLAARGELITSRKELSELRGQLNTVMTTTETLQSQSSLTSSTGVQQVTMTTQRGIF
- the LOC136427941 gene encoding non-neuronal cytoplasmic intermediate filament protein-like, whose amino-acid sequence is MASKAARAGVGGAKPVVAPAIPTEGALQTLADARATRSSEKRELVVLNDRFANYIEKVRSLQERNTKLTTQIRIQEAREETDIAELYETELTELRALVDQLTQEKAQLDAESASWQARTQEWQTKCETETATTEAMRTELTTVKTEVDAATVERVGVENKLTTAQEEIEFLKRVYDEETRKVQYQLNQTVAIVETEAPIITGPDLSETLREIRMQQEIMGRINREEAEAKYKLKFSEFAQQRELDNEALVSARSELTNLKRMLQSIVTETQTLKNKTGSLETNIAETEARRLKEIEEYKLAIGELEQQIEKMKLEMTQHTVEYQELMNIKMALDVEIAAYRKLLEGEELRLFSEAQPKRQT